Proteins encoded together in one Chitinophaga sp. LS1 window:
- a CDS encoding FecR family protein has protein sequence MMSQLPLELPFRIAALVKNYIAGNITPDEQAELDAWINLSEKNRELWAEISQGATNEWTSTPLHNYNMENVIGSIHHKIKKNKQRRTFIYLSAAAAILIMIAVGLQYLKAPKEPAMEYVVIGNEVPPGTTKARLVMANGHTIGLDKARDSSFTEGNGVQVQQQQGVLSYLAKNNTKEMPTYNTLITPKGGEYKLVLGDGTVVWLNAASSIRFPNRFSGNQREVQLTGEAYFEVTHDPKRPFIVAVNGTEVQVLGTAFDIRAYQPAITYTTLVNGAVRVASKGSKGQVLQPGQMARSGNGGLSITNADIEQVTAWKNKQIILRDADLRDIMEELSRWYNVDVVYAGDFNTATGVTIEISREVPLKKILEMIMLTKSAKFRIDGDVVTVLPFR, from the coding sequence ATGATGAGCCAACTACCATTAGAATTGCCATTTCGGATTGCTGCGTTAGTAAAAAATTACATAGCAGGCAATATCACGCCGGATGAACAGGCGGAGTTGGATGCATGGATCAACCTATCTGAAAAGAACAGGGAACTATGGGCCGAAATTTCACAAGGCGCAACTAATGAATGGACTTCCACACCACTCCATAATTATAATATGGAAAATGTGATCGGCTCAATTCATCATAAAATAAAAAAGAACAAACAGCGACGCACCTTCATTTACCTGTCTGCAGCAGCCGCTATTTTAATTATGATCGCTGTAGGTCTGCAATACCTGAAGGCGCCAAAAGAACCAGCCATGGAGTACGTTGTCATTGGCAACGAAGTTCCTCCCGGCACCACAAAAGCCCGCCTCGTAATGGCCAATGGCCATACAATCGGGTTAGACAAAGCGCGCGATTCCAGTTTTACGGAGGGCAATGGTGTACAGGTACAACAACAACAAGGTGTATTGTCATACCTGGCAAAAAACAACACCAAAGAAATGCCGACCTATAATACGCTGATCACTCCCAAAGGTGGAGAGTATAAATTAGTCCTTGGTGATGGTACTGTCGTATGGTTAAATGCAGCTTCTTCCATCCGGTTTCCGAACCGGTTTTCAGGAAATCAACGTGAAGTACAACTGACCGGTGAAGCTTATTTCGAAGTGACACACGACCCGAAGCGACCATTCATTGTAGCTGTAAATGGTACGGAAGTACAGGTATTGGGCACTGCCTTTGATATAAGAGCCTATCAACCTGCTATTACTTATACCACACTGGTAAATGGCGCTGTCAGAGTAGCATCCAAAGGTAGTAAAGGACAGGTCCTGCAACCCGGACAAATGGCCAGATCTGGTAACGGTGGGCTGAGTATTACCAATGCCGATATCGAGCAGGTAACCGCCTGGAAAAACAAACAGATTATATTAAGAGATGCAGATCTCAGGGACATTATGGAGGAACTGTCGCGCTGGTATAATGTAGATGTAGTATATGCAGGCGATTTCAATACAGCCACAGGTGTAACTATTGAAATCAGCAGAGAGGTGCCGTTAAAGAAGATATTAGAGATGATCATGCTGACAAAATCAGCCAAATTTAGAATAGATGGTGATGTAGTAACAGTTTTGCCGTTCAGATAA
- a CDS encoding RNA polymerase sigma-70 factor, translated as MFGTARTSEFNTVVKHYYPAIVFFAEKIIDNHAVAQEIAQDVFVKLWEKEQSFDNDTSIRNFLYLSARNRCLNYIRDNRRKQQREESIPLAPIPEDDITNNIILAEVWREIELAINTLPEQCKKVIKMTFQEGKSTDEIANQLNITESTVRNQKARGLSLLKKSLSDKAFTFLLLLI; from the coding sequence ATGTTTGGGACAGCTAGAACATCTGAATTTAATACCGTGGTAAAACACTATTACCCGGCTATCGTCTTTTTTGCAGAAAAAATAATCGACAACCATGCTGTAGCACAGGAAATCGCCCAGGATGTATTCGTCAAACTATGGGAAAAAGAACAAAGCTTTGACAATGACACCAGCATCAGAAACTTCCTATACTTATCTGCCAGAAACCGCTGCCTGAACTACATCCGGGACAATAGAAGAAAACAACAACGAGAAGAATCCATCCCGCTCGCACCCATCCCTGAAGATGACATCACCAACAACATCATCCTCGCAGAAGTATGGAGAGAAATCGAACTCGCCATCAACACCCTGCCGGAACAATGTAAAAAAGTGATAAAAATGACCTTCCAGGAAGGTAAAAGCACCGATGAAATCGCCAACCAACTGAATATCACCGAAAGTACTGTTCGCAATCAAAAAGCCAGAGGCCTTTCTCTGCTCAAAAAATCACTGTCTGACAAAGCATTTACTTTCCTGCTGTTATTAATTTAA
- a CDS encoding penicillin acylase family protein: protein MRIIPFAITTGITALLIFALSHKWGALPPVGPLLSPQEGFWQNATPISKDYNETIHLPGLTGKSEVWLDDRMVPHIFAENDADAYYIEGFLHARDRLWQMELQIFAASGRLSEILGPKMVDYDRMQRRRGMVYSAEVALKEMVKDPFTKTAIESYAAGVNAYIQTLSKASLPIEYKLLDYKPEPWTTLNSAVLLKLMANDLAGESEDLEYTNARRIFSKEDFNLLYPDFNDSLDPIVPKNTHFDPATVKAVAPPDSIIKLAGALQHFKEEKPDPDNGSNNWAVAGSKTRSGAPILCNDPHLGLSLPSLWYEVQLHTPQQNTYGASLPGAPGVIIGFNNDIAWGVTNGEEDVKDFYKLQFRNGRKQYLFNCTWRDAYLRIEQINIRGQQPFYDTVAYTIWGPVAYDNTFPVHQKEEFQFLAMRWKAHDPSNELRTFLLLNKAKNYDDYLAAIKDYQCPAQNFAFASKDGDIAIWHNGEYPLRWKDQGKFVMPGDDSTFAWQGYIPRNELPHLHNPARGFVSSANQNPTDDTYPYNFVGGYDLFRGKRINEVLAADSQITIQDMMALQNDYTNLLARAAIPVFGAHLSQSLLTADQKKYWQLLTSWNQQNTADSKAATVFQLVWNNLQSEIWDDDMAQFGEDVYQMPWEKTTLNLLIKDTAFHFIDNINTPEKETFSGLMYAALAKAADTAKALEVKNKLEWGRYRGTDIRHITRSIVPFGAYHLYTGGGRHIVNCIKENHGPSWRMIVQMGDPVEAYGIYPGGESGNPGSQYYDNAVQDWVNGKYYLLHLFKPDQREDPAVKYRIILN from the coding sequence ATGAGAATCATACCATTTGCCATTACGACCGGAATAACCGCTTTACTTATTTTTGCTTTGTCCCACAAATGGGGTGCACTGCCCCCTGTTGGCCCATTACTCAGTCCTCAGGAAGGTTTTTGGCAAAACGCCACCCCCATCAGCAAAGATTATAATGAAACCATCCACCTCCCCGGCCTCACCGGCAAGTCCGAAGTCTGGCTGGATGACCGCATGGTCCCTCATATCTTCGCTGAAAACGACGCAGACGCCTACTATATAGAAGGTTTCCTCCACGCCCGTGATCGCCTCTGGCAAATGGAATTGCAGATCTTCGCCGCCTCTGGTCGTCTCTCTGAAATACTCGGCCCTAAAATGGTCGATTACGACAGAATGCAACGCCGCCGTGGCATGGTTTACAGTGCTGAGGTCGCACTGAAGGAAATGGTAAAGGATCCTTTTACCAAAACCGCTATCGAATCTTACGCTGCAGGTGTAAATGCCTACATTCAAACATTGAGCAAGGCAAGTCTGCCCATAGAATACAAGCTCCTTGACTACAAACCGGAGCCCTGGACCACACTGAACTCCGCTGTCCTCCTCAAACTGATGGCAAACGATCTGGCCGGTGAATCCGAAGACCTCGAATACACCAACGCCCGCCGTATTTTCAGCAAGGAAGATTTCAACTTATTATACCCTGATTTCAATGATAGCCTGGACCCGATCGTGCCTAAAAACACCCACTTCGATCCGGCTACCGTGAAAGCAGTAGCGCCACCAGACAGCATTATCAAACTGGCGGGTGCCTTACAGCATTTTAAAGAAGAAAAACCGGATCCGGACAATGGTAGCAACAACTGGGCGGTAGCTGGTTCTAAAACCCGCTCCGGTGCGCCGATCTTGTGTAATGATCCTCACCTTGGCCTGAGTCTGCCTTCCCTCTGGTACGAAGTGCAGCTGCACACACCGCAACAAAACACTTATGGTGCTTCGTTGCCCGGTGCGCCCGGCGTGATCATTGGCTTCAATAACGATATTGCCTGGGGGGTAACAAATGGGGAAGAAGACGTAAAAGATTTCTACAAACTGCAATTTCGCAATGGCCGCAAACAGTATTTATTTAATTGCACCTGGCGCGATGCATACCTTCGTATAGAACAAATCAATATCAGGGGACAACAACCTTTCTACGATACCGTCGCCTACACCATATGGGGACCTGTCGCCTACGATAACACCTTCCCTGTACATCAAAAAGAAGAATTTCAGTTCCTCGCCATGCGCTGGAAAGCCCATGACCCATCGAACGAACTGCGTACTTTCCTGCTCCTCAACAAAGCAAAAAATTACGACGACTACCTCGCAGCTATCAAAGACTATCAATGTCCGGCACAGAACTTTGCCTTCGCTTCTAAAGATGGTGACATCGCTATCTGGCACAATGGAGAATATCCATTGCGCTGGAAGGATCAGGGTAAATTCGTGATGCCTGGTGATGACAGCACCTTTGCCTGGCAAGGGTATATACCACGAAACGAATTACCACATCTGCATAATCCTGCCCGCGGTTTTGTTAGTTCTGCCAATCAAAATCCGACAGACGATACGTATCCATACAACTTTGTCGGTGGCTATGATTTGTTCCGTGGTAAGCGTATCAATGAAGTGTTGGCGGCAGATAGCCAGATCACTATCCAGGATATGATGGCTTTGCAAAATGACTACACCAATTTGCTGGCAAGGGCTGCCATTCCTGTATTTGGTGCACATCTTTCCCAATCATTACTCACAGCCGATCAGAAAAAATACTGGCAACTCCTCACATCCTGGAATCAGCAAAACACTGCTGATAGCAAGGCTGCGACTGTGTTCCAGTTAGTATGGAATAATCTGCAAAGCGAAATATGGGATGATGATATGGCACAGTTCGGAGAAGATGTATACCAGATGCCATGGGAAAAAACAACGTTGAATCTGCTGATAAAAGATACTGCATTTCACTTTATTGACAACATCAACACACCAGAGAAAGAAACCTTCTCCGGCCTGATGTACGCTGCCCTGGCCAAAGCAGCGGATACCGCAAAAGCGTTGGAGGTGAAAAATAAATTAGAGTGGGGGCGTTACCGTGGTACAGATATCAGACACATCACCCGTAGTATTGTTCCGTTTGGCGCATATCACTTATATACGGGTGGTGGCAGACATATAGTGAATTGTATAAAGGAAAATCATGGTCCTTCATGGCGTATGATCGTGCAGATGGGAGACCCTGTAGAAGCTTACGGGATCTATCCTGGCGGGGAAAGTGGTAATCCTGGAAGTCAGTATTATGATAATGCGGTGCAGGATTGGGTGAATGGGAAATATTATTTGTTGCATTTGTTTAAGCCCGACCAGCGCGAGGATCCGGCTGTGAAGTATAGAATAATTTTAAATTAA
- a CDS encoding aminotransferase class I/II-fold pyridoxal phosphate-dependent enzyme produces the protein MKEDFLLAQLAARKEQHALRQLRLPAPGMVDFCSNDYLGLAKSMAMQEAVHNLLAARPFAHGSTGSRLLAGNYLWVEETEIMLAGFHQSAAGLIYNSGYDANLGLFSAVPQKGDTIIYDSLIHASIRDGIRLSKAQAFSFLHNDTIDLEKKLSNATGNIFVAVESVYSMDGDFAPLTAIAAICERAGAHLIVDEAHATGVVGAKGEGLVQHLELQAQCFARVHTFGKAVGCHGAVVLGSSHLRDYLINFSRSFIYTTALPPTAMAAIMASYDLFPYMQEARTHLAALITRFRKGVAALDTLPSETPIQVVLTPGNTATRELAARLQGEGLDIRAILHPTVPKGKERLRIVLHSFNTEEEVDKVIGVLTKG, from the coding sequence ATGAAAGAAGATTTTCTTTTAGCGCAACTGGCAGCACGCAAAGAACAGCACGCCCTCCGTCAATTACGCCTGCCGGCACCCGGTATGGTAGACTTTTGTTCCAACGATTACCTTGGCCTGGCAAAGAGCATGGCCATGCAGGAAGCCGTACATAATCTCCTTGCCGCGCGGCCTTTCGCCCACGGCAGTACCGGCTCACGTTTACTGGCAGGCAATTACCTCTGGGTAGAAGAAACGGAAATTATGTTGGCAGGATTTCATCAAAGTGCCGCCGGGTTAATTTATAACTCCGGCTACGATGCGAATCTTGGATTATTCAGCGCTGTACCCCAAAAAGGAGATACGATCATTTACGATTCCCTTATCCATGCCAGTATCCGTGATGGCATCCGGCTTTCCAAAGCGCAGGCATTTTCTTTCCTGCACAATGATACGATTGATCTTGAAAAGAAACTCTCCAACGCCACGGGCAATATCTTCGTGGCAGTAGAGTCTGTGTATTCCATGGATGGAGACTTTGCCCCTTTAACCGCCATCGCGGCCATTTGTGAAAGGGCAGGCGCCCACCTCATTGTAGACGAAGCCCACGCCACGGGTGTAGTCGGTGCAAAAGGCGAGGGCCTGGTACAGCACCTGGAATTGCAGGCTCAATGTTTTGCCAGGGTACATACATTTGGCAAGGCTGTAGGATGTCATGGTGCCGTCGTGCTGGGTTCCAGTCATTTACGTGATTATCTTATCAATTTTTCCCGCTCATTTATATATACCACGGCCCTGCCACCTACTGCGATGGCAGCGATCATGGCCAGTTACGATTTGTTTCCTTATATGCAGGAAGCCAGAACTCACCTGGCGGCTTTAATTACCCGATTCCGGAAGGGAGTGGCGGCGCTGGATACATTGCCCAGTGAAACGCCTATTCAGGTTGTTTTGACCCCTGGAAATACGGCTACTAGGGAATTGGCGGCGCGACTTCAGGGAGAAGGATTGGATATCCGGGCCATTTTACATCCTACTGTGCCCAAAGGGAAGGAAAGGCTGCGTATTGTATTGCATAGTTTTAATACAGAAGAGGAAGTGGATAAGGTGATTGGGGTTTTGACTAAGGGGTAA
- a CDS encoding tRNA-(ms[2]io[6]A)-hydroxylase, translating to MSKVSILGLHLPSDPRWVNLAAISLEEVLTDHAFCEQKAATSCISLIQRYPHRDRLVQELAPIVTEEWGHFRQVLAEMKKRGFQLGKQRKDLYVNALMQHQNKGGDPDTVFLDRLLTFALIEARSCERFRLLSEDLEDEYLREFYRKFMISEAGHYRLFIDLANEYLPEEKVKARWQEWLTIEADIMDKMEVRGDRIH from the coding sequence ATGAGTAAAGTATCTATCCTTGGACTTCATCTTCCTTCTGACCCACGTTGGGTAAACCTGGCCGCTATTTCCCTGGAAGAAGTATTGACAGACCATGCTTTTTGTGAGCAAAAAGCTGCAACTTCCTGTATCTCTTTGATTCAGCGTTATCCGCACAGAGATAGACTGGTACAGGAACTGGCGCCGATCGTGACTGAAGAGTGGGGACATTTCCGGCAGGTACTGGCAGAGATGAAAAAGAGAGGGTTTCAGTTGGGAAAACAACGAAAAGATCTATACGTAAATGCGTTGATGCAGCATCAGAATAAAGGGGGGGATCCGGATACGGTGTTCCTGGATCGGTTGCTGACTTTTGCGCTGATTGAAGCAAGAAGTTGTGAGCGGTTTAGATTATTGAGTGAAGATCTGGAAGATGAATATCTCCGTGAGTTTTACCGGAAATTTATGATTTCTGAAGCAGGGCATTACCGGTTATTTATCGACCTGGCAAATGAGTATTTACCGGAAGAGAAGGTAAAAGCGCGCTGGCAGGAATGGCTGACGATTGAGGCGGATATAATGGATAAAATGGAAGTGAGGGGAGATAGGATTCATTAG
- a CDS encoding patatin-like phospholipase family protein gives MFAQQPGTGRPKIGVTLSGGGAKGLAHIGILEALDSAGLHIDYLTGTSMGSIVGALYSMGYSGSDIERMARELDWNNLFTNQPVLTDISYEEKKEYNKYIIEIPFEFGKPKLASGVISGEQLWLELARMCWPANGVRDFSKFNIPFKCIATDVSNGAIVTLDTGDIVTAIRASMAIPSIFTAINIGDRKLVDGGVVRNFPVITAKEMGADIVIGSNVSGGLRKSDQLQTPLDVIQQLGFYKDADDFKDERQLCDIFIQHKLENYSAASFGSVDSIIEIGKRKGREMYPVFKHLADSLQAINPLPPFEKNRLPFTADIELTEIRVNGLKHSDEKFFLGRLGLKTGGCYTSQHIKEAVLNVFGTRFYKMITYDLIPDDKRQTIMNVNVEENPLTYVKFALSYNSFTNASAIVNVTQRNFIIPNSRAFVTVAISENPRVQAEYFKYTGHDRNFGVGLGFYFEDNSMTQYENLKAKQDYHSKYLNTDIHFQWTLNSMMAMGIGTRWEFLNLNPRYADEQEIRGNSTQLNSYFYIGMNSLDRKIYSRKGIDLQFEAGWIYNENPGFRVFRDGVQQSLDSTNINFADYQRALLQAKYHIPFGYKGALQIQAGGGVNFNHKQGPINAFQIGGLNNVLRNQLPFVGILEGEVSTSSAATLQLAYQYEVARNIFTTPRVGAAVYDFMGDVETKFKYLSGYGISAGYSTFMGPIEGTMMYCDQDGRLRFYVNIGFNF, from the coding sequence ATGTTTGCACAGCAGCCGGGGACCGGTCGTCCCAAAATAGGAGTGACCCTCAGCGGTGGAGGCGCCAAAGGCCTGGCCCATATCGGTATCCTCGAAGCCCTTGACAGCGCCGGACTACATATAGATTACCTCACCGGCACCAGTATGGGGAGCATCGTTGGTGCCCTCTATTCCATGGGCTACTCCGGTTCCGACATCGAAAGAATGGCCAGGGAACTCGACTGGAACAACCTTTTTACCAACCAACCCGTTCTCACCGACATCTCTTACGAAGAAAAGAAAGAGTATAATAAATATATCATCGAAATCCCCTTTGAATTTGGCAAACCCAAACTGGCCTCCGGCGTAATTTCCGGTGAACAGCTATGGCTGGAGCTTGCACGTATGTGCTGGCCTGCCAATGGGGTGCGGGATTTTTCCAAATTCAATATTCCTTTTAAATGTATCGCCACCGATGTGTCCAATGGAGCCATCGTCACACTCGATACCGGCGATATTGTCACTGCTATCCGTGCCAGTATGGCCATTCCTTCTATTTTTACAGCGATCAATATAGGTGACCGTAAGTTGGTCGATGGCGGTGTAGTCCGCAACTTCCCGGTTATCACCGCTAAGGAAATGGGGGCCGACATCGTGATCGGGTCCAACGTATCAGGAGGTCTTCGCAAATCAGATCAGTTGCAAACACCACTGGATGTGATCCAGCAACTCGGTTTCTACAAAGACGCCGACGACTTCAAGGATGAACGACAACTCTGCGATATCTTCATTCAGCATAAACTGGAAAACTACAGTGCCGCCAGCTTTGGCAGCGTTGATTCTATCATAGAAATAGGTAAGCGCAAGGGCAGAGAGATGTATCCCGTGTTTAAGCACCTGGCCGATTCACTACAGGCCATCAATCCATTGCCACCTTTCGAAAAGAACCGTTTACCTTTTACCGCTGATATTGAACTGACTGAAATTCGAGTAAATGGTCTCAAGCACTCAGATGAGAAATTTTTCCTGGGGCGCCTTGGGCTCAAAACCGGTGGCTGCTACACTTCCCAGCATATCAAAGAAGCAGTGCTGAATGTATTTGGTACCCGATTCTATAAAATGATCACATACGACCTCATACCGGATGACAAGCGCCAGACCATCATGAACGTAAATGTGGAAGAGAATCCGCTCACGTATGTAAAATTCGCACTTAGTTATAATAGTTTTACAAATGCCAGCGCGATCGTCAATGTTACACAACGCAACTTTATCATACCTAACTCCCGTGCATTTGTGACCGTCGCTATCAGCGAAAATCCGCGTGTGCAGGCAGAGTACTTTAAATATACCGGTCATGACAGGAACTTCGGTGTAGGCCTTGGTTTTTACTTCGAGGATAACTCGATGACACAATATGAAAACCTGAAAGCAAAACAGGATTATCATAGTAAATACTTAAACACCGATATACATTTCCAATGGACATTAAATAGTATGATGGCCATGGGTATCGGTACCCGTTGGGAGTTCTTAAACCTGAACCCCCGCTATGCAGATGAGCAGGAAATACGTGGAAACAGCACACAACTAAACAGCTATTTTTATATCGGTATGAACTCGCTCGATAGAAAGATCTACTCACGCAAAGGGATCGATCTGCAGTTCGAAGCAGGCTGGATCTATAATGAAAACCCGGGTTTCAGGGTGTTTCGTGATGGGGTGCAGCAATCACTGGATTCTACCAATATCAACTTTGCCGATTACCAGCGGGCTTTGTTGCAGGCAAAATACCATATTCCATTTGGATATAAAGGCGCTTTGCAAATTCAGGCCGGTGGCGGTGTGAACTTCAATCACAAACAAGGTCCGATCAATGCTTTTCAGATTGGGGGATTGAACAATGTCCTGCGCAACCAGTTGCCGTTTGTAGGGATATTGGAAGGAGAGGTGAGTACATCTTCTGCCGCTACATTACAACTGGCGTATCAGTATGAAGTGGCACGGAATATCTTCACCACGCCAAGGGTAGGTGCTGCAGTGTATGATTTTATGGGGGATGTGGAAACGAAATTTAAATACCTGAGTGGGTATGGCATATCAGCTGGCTATTCTACATTCATGGGGCCGATAGAAGGCACAATGATGTATTGCGATCAGGATGGCCGGTTACGTTTTTATGTAAATATTGGGTTTAATTTTTAA
- a CDS encoding MFS transporter, whose protein sequence is MIKNTTAHNIWQVILASSAGTLIEWYDFYIFGSLSAIIAEKFFPPSNPDLAYIMTLATFAVGFVVRPFGAIVFGRLGDIVGRKYTFLLTLLIMGGSTFAIGLVPGYGTIGVLAPIIVLILRLLQGLALGGEYGGAATYVAEHSAHNKRGYYTSFIQTTATLGLFVSLAVILITRSSMTTDQFNDWGWRVPFWLSVLLVLMSYYIRIRLQESPEFAQLKAEGKTAKNPIKESFGKKENLKVVLLALFGAAMGQGVIWYTGQFYALSFLQKTMNIEFVQSNIIIAVALVLGTPFFIYFGWLSDKIGRKKIMMAGMLVAALAYYPIYARMDQIGNIGLKTEEKAKYTIENTMTRNEKMQNVEKTVKTRVYDDETKVKETVVNTDGKEEKKTEVVVGKSGVIQLVLLVWVQVLFVTMVYGPIAAFLVELFPARIRYTSMSLPYHLGNGVFGGLLPTVATILVTQTHHHLAGLVYPIGVAGICFVIGMVFIKENMISKE, encoded by the coding sequence ATGATAAAAAACACGACTGCGCACAACATCTGGCAGGTGATCCTGGCTTCTTCGGCCGGCACGCTGATAGAATGGTATGATTTCTACATCTTTGGCAGTTTGTCTGCTATAATTGCTGAAAAGTTTTTCCCGCCCAGCAATCCTGATCTTGCTTACATAATGACACTGGCCACTTTTGCAGTGGGGTTTGTGGTCAGGCCTTTTGGCGCGATTGTGTTCGGGAGATTGGGGGATATTGTCGGGAGGAAGTATACTTTTTTACTTACCCTGCTCATCATGGGTGGGTCTACTTTTGCTATTGGCCTGGTACCGGGTTATGGAACGATTGGCGTACTGGCACCGATTATTGTATTGATATTACGGCTATTACAGGGATTGGCGCTGGGTGGAGAATATGGAGGTGCTGCAACATATGTGGCAGAGCATTCGGCACATAACAAGCGTGGGTATTATACAAGTTTTATACAGACGACGGCTACGTTGGGGTTGTTTGTATCGCTGGCGGTGATCCTGATTACGAGGAGTAGCATGACGACGGATCAGTTCAATGATTGGGGATGGCGGGTGCCGTTCTGGTTGTCGGTGTTGCTGGTGTTGATGTCTTATTATATCAGGATCCGGTTGCAGGAGTCGCCGGAGTTTGCGCAGTTGAAAGCGGAGGGGAAGACGGCGAAGAACCCGATAAAAGAGAGTTTTGGCAAGAAAGAGAATTTGAAAGTGGTGTTGCTGGCGTTGTTTGGAGCCGCGATGGGCCAAGGGGTGATCTGGTATACGGGGCAGTTTTATGCTTTGTCGTTTTTGCAAAAGACGATGAACATTGAATTTGTGCAGTCTAATATAATAATAGCGGTGGCGCTGGTGTTGGGAACGCCGTTCTTTATTTATTTTGGGTGGTTGTCGGATAAGATCGGGCGAAAGAAGATTATGATGGCGGGGATGTTGGTAGCGGCGCTGGCGTATTATCCCATATATGCAAGGATGGATCAGATTGGGAATATTGGTTTGAAGACGGAGGAGAAGGCGAAGTATACGATAGAGAATACGATGACGAGGAATGAGAAGATGCAGAATGTGGAGAAGACCGTGAAGACGAGGGTGTATGATGATGAGACGAAGGTGAAGGAGACGGTGGTGAATACAGATGGGAAAGAGGAGAAGAAGACGGAGGTGGTAGTGGGCAAGAGTGGTGTGATACAATTGGTATTGCTGGTATGGGTGCAGGTGTTATTTGTGACGATGGTGTATGGGCCGATAGCGGCGTTTTTGGTGGAGTTGTTTCCGGCGAGGATCAGGTATACTTCGATGAGTTTGCCTTATCATTTGGGGAATGGGGTGTTTGGAGGGTTGTTGCCTACAGTGGCGACGATATTGGTGACGCAGACGCATCATCATTTGGCGGGGTTGGTGTACCCGATTGGGGTGGCGGGGATTTGTTTTGTGATTGGGATGGTGTTTATTAAGGAGAATATGATATCTAAAGAATAG
- a CDS encoding GSCFA domain-containing protein, with amino-acid sequence MNFRLTFPVTPFSSPLQYADRLLLMGSCFAEEIGERLQGHYFDALVNPHGILYNPISITQSIHSYLDNKVYSQEDLFQQGDLWHSWDHHSRFSGLDPQTVLAGINAQQEAAAKRLEEADWLMITLGSAHTYTLQETGKVVGNCHKVPASAFYKKMLNAQDIISALDNAMHRLFFRNRKVKILFTISPVRYVRDGVVENNLSKAILLQAVHHMVNKFDRLFYFPAYELVVDDLRDYRFYKEDLVHPNEMAIDYVWQHFINAGLADKTLFNQISDLNRAAAHRPFNPEGKQHQQFVKTYFNKVEQLIKEHPSLPLQSLSDRFTSQLL; translated from the coding sequence ATGAACTTTCGCCTTACATTTCCGGTTACGCCTTTTTCCTCACCATTGCAATATGCAGATCGCTTATTGCTGATGGGGTCCTGCTTCGCAGAAGAGATAGGAGAGCGGTTGCAGGGGCATTACTTTGATGCGCTGGTCAATCCGCATGGTATTTTGTACAATCCGATCAGCATTACCCAGTCGATTCACAGCTACCTGGATAACAAAGTTTATTCGCAGGAAGATCTTTTCCAGCAGGGTGACCTTTGGCATAGCTGGGATCACCACAGCCGTTTTTCGGGATTGGACCCTCAGACCGTACTGGCAGGGATCAATGCCCAACAGGAAGCTGCAGCCAAAAGACTGGAAGAAGCAGATTGGTTAATGATCACCTTAGGTTCTGCCCATACTTACACCTTACAGGAAACCGGAAAGGTAGTAGGCAATTGTCATAAAGTACCTGCATCAGCTTTTTATAAGAAAATGCTGAATGCACAGGATATCATCTCTGCCCTGGACAATGCAATGCACCGGTTGTTTTTCAGAAATAGAAAAGTAAAGATCCTGTTTACAATAAGTCCGGTAAGATATGTAAGAGATGGGGTAGTGGAGAATAACCTGAGCAAGGCCATCCTCTTACAGGCAGTACATCATATGGTCAATAAGTTCGACCGGTTGTTTTATTTTCCTGCGTATGAGCTGGTCGTAGATGATTTGCGGGATTACCGGTTTTATAAAGAAGACCTGGTACACCCCAACGAAATGGCGATAGATTATGTATGGCAGCACTTCATCAATGCCGGACTTGCTGATAAGACCTTATTCAATCAGATATCTGACCTAAATCGTGCAGCTGCGCACCGGCCATTTAACCCGGAAGGGAAACAGCATCAGCAGTTTGTAAAAACTTATTTTAATAAGGTAGAACAACTGATAAAAGAGCATCCTTCTTTACCGCTGCAAAGTTTATCAGACCGCTTCACCTCACAACTATTATAA